In a single window of the Streptomyces cinnabarinus genome:
- a CDS encoding AMP-dependent synthetase/ligase: protein MRSVPVSIKQSPPSVAHLFFSRVEATPDRDAYRYPAPAVLGVEPCAEQWRTLTWEQTSRRVAAVAAGLMTLGIRAEDRVGIASETRMEWILADLGIMCAGAATTTVYPSTNAAETAYILADSGSRAVFAENVQQLTKIIATREQLPGLRHVVLFDAPDSLVSAAEGLNVLTLAELERHGAAHLERHPDAVDNAIAAISGRQLATLIYTSGTTGRPKGVFLTHEGLAHQGRAQAGSELIRSDDIQFLWLPLAHVFAKALISGQIHTGHVMAVDGRVDRIVHNLPVIRPTVMAAVPRIFEKVHNGIAAKARADGAAKHRVFRWAAGVAREYARTTEACRIATGRASAPLSLRLQHALADKLVYAKIRTAFGGRLRNAISASAPLAPELGYFFAGVGVRVLEGYGLTETSGGAVVNRAHDLRIGTVGVTLPDFEVRIDQDGEILLRGPGVMRGYHNLPGQSAEVLTEDGWLRTGDIGELDADGFLRITDRKKDLFKTSNGKYVAPSEVEGAFKAACPFVSNILVIGSNRNYCTALIALDEAAIMPWAAEHGLARATYAEVVTNEAVRQLIETYVQRVNAGLQRWQTIKKFTLLPRDLDVEHGELTPSLKIKRPVVERDYAELITAMYADTQEP, encoded by the coding sequence TTGCGTTCCGTGCCCGTTTCGATCAAGCAGAGTCCCCCCTCCGTGGCGCACCTGTTTTTCAGCCGGGTTGAAGCCACCCCTGATCGCGATGCTTACCGCTACCCCGCCCCCGCCGTCCTGGGCGTCGAGCCATGCGCGGAACAGTGGCGCACGCTCACCTGGGAACAGACCTCGCGCCGGGTCGCGGCAGTCGCTGCGGGCCTGATGACTCTCGGCATCCGCGCTGAGGACCGCGTCGGCATCGCTTCCGAGACGCGCATGGAGTGGATCCTCGCCGACCTCGGCATCATGTGCGCCGGCGCCGCCACCACCACGGTCTACCCCAGCACGAACGCCGCCGAGACGGCATACATCCTGGCCGACTCCGGCAGCCGCGCGGTGTTCGCGGAGAACGTGCAGCAACTCACGAAGATCATCGCCACCAGGGAACAGCTGCCCGGGCTCCGGCACGTCGTCCTCTTCGACGCACCTGACAGCCTGGTCTCGGCGGCTGAAGGACTGAACGTCCTTACCCTGGCCGAGTTGGAGCGGCACGGTGCCGCGCACCTGGAGAGACACCCCGATGCGGTCGACAACGCCATCGCCGCCATCAGCGGCCGCCAACTCGCCACGTTGATCTACACCTCCGGTACCACCGGCCGCCCCAAAGGAGTGTTCCTGACGCACGAAGGGCTGGCCCACCAGGGTCGAGCACAGGCCGGCAGCGAGCTGATCCGCTCGGACGACATCCAGTTCCTGTGGCTGCCCTTGGCGCACGTGTTCGCCAAGGCCCTGATTTCCGGGCAGATCCATACCGGCCATGTGATGGCCGTCGACGGTCGCGTGGACCGCATCGTGCACAACCTTCCGGTCATCCGGCCGACCGTCATGGCTGCCGTGCCCCGCATCTTCGAGAAGGTCCACAACGGCATAGCGGCCAAGGCCAGAGCTGACGGCGCCGCAAAGCACCGGGTCTTCCGATGGGCGGCCGGCGTCGCCCGCGAGTACGCGCGCACCACCGAAGCCTGCAGAATTGCCACCGGCCGTGCGAGCGCGCCCTTGAGCCTGAGGCTCCAGCATGCCCTCGCCGACAAGCTCGTCTACGCCAAGATCCGGACCGCCTTCGGCGGCCGCCTGCGCAACGCCATTTCTGCCAGCGCCCCCCTTGCCCCCGAGCTCGGCTATTTCTTCGCCGGAGTCGGCGTACGCGTCCTGGAGGGATACGGCCTGACCGAGACCTCAGGCGGCGCCGTTGTCAACCGTGCTCATGACCTGCGGATCGGCACGGTCGGCGTCACTCTGCCCGACTTCGAAGTCCGGATCGATCAGGACGGCGAGATCCTCCTGCGCGGCCCCGGCGTCATGCGCGGCTACCACAACCTCCCTGGCCAGAGTGCCGAGGTACTGACCGAGGACGGCTGGCTGCGGACCGGCGACATCGGCGAACTCGACGCGGACGGCTTCCTGCGCATCACCGACCGCAAGAAGGACCTCTTCAAGACGTCCAACGGCAAGTACGTCGCCCCCAGCGAGGTCGAGGGCGCATTCAAGGCGGCCTGCCCCTTCGTCAGCAACATTCTGGTGATCGGAAGCAACCGGAACTACTGCACCGCCCTGATTGCACTGGACGAAGCCGCGATCATGCCCTGGGCCGCCGAACACGGGCTGGCCCGCGCAACGTACGCCGAGGTCGTCACCAACGAAGCTGTCCGACAGCTGATCGAAACGTACGTGCAGCGTGTCAACGCCGGCCTCCAGCGCTGGCAGACCATCAAGAAGTTCACGCTTCTCCCTCGTGATCTGGACGTCGAGCACGGCGAACTCACCCCCAGCCTGAAGATCAAAAGACCGGTCGTCGAACGTGACTACGCGGAACTCATCACCGCCATGTACGCGGACACGCAGGAACCCTGA
- a CDS encoding 3-hydroxyacyl-CoA dehydrogenase NAD-binding domain-containing protein yields MSDSSTIRWEQDETGIVTLVLDDPDQSANTMNQAFTTSIAAVADRLEAEKDSIRGVIITSAKKTFFAGGDLNVMIGLRPDDAQAAFDTTLQIKRALRRIETLGKPVVAALNGAALGGGYEIALACHHRIALDAPGSKIGLPEVTLGLLPGGGGVTRTVRLLGISDALLKVLLQGTQYTPQRALDNGLIHELAATPEEMLAKARAFIDAHPDSQQPWDVPGYKIPGGNPSSPRFAANLPAFPANLRKQLNGAPYPAPRNIMAAAVEGAQVDFETAQVIESRYFTELVTGQTAKNMMQAFFFDLQAVNSGANRPKGIESRQVRKVAVLGAGMMGAGIAYSCSRAGIEVVLKDVTDEAAARGKAYSEKLCAKAVARGRTTQEKADALLARITPTADPQALAGCDAVIEAVFEDTALKHKVFQEIQHVVDPDALLCSNTSTLPITVLAEGVERQSDFIGLHFFSPVDKMPLVEIIKGERTGDVALARAFDLVRQINKTPIVVNDSRGFFTSRVVGHFISEGVAMVGEGIEPASIEQAAAQAGYPAKVLSLMDELTLTLPRKIRNETRKAIEDADGAWTGHPADEVVDRMVDEFARPGRSGGAGFYDYDDSGRRGRLWPGLREHFTKPGYEIPFRDMQERMLFSEALDTVRLLEEDVLTSVADANIGSIMGIGFPAWTGGILQYINGYEGGVAGFVARARELADGYGERFTPPGLLVEKAERGEVFTD; encoded by the coding sequence ATGAGCGACTCCAGCACCATTCGCTGGGAGCAGGACGAGACCGGGATCGTCACCCTCGTCCTCGACGACCCCGACCAGTCCGCCAACACCATGAACCAGGCGTTCACCACCTCGATCGCTGCCGTCGCCGACCGCCTGGAGGCCGAGAAGGACTCCATCCGCGGTGTCATCATCACCTCCGCGAAGAAGACCTTCTTCGCCGGCGGCGACCTCAACGTCATGATCGGACTGCGGCCCGACGACGCTCAGGCCGCCTTCGACACCACCCTGCAGATCAAGCGCGCCCTGCGCCGCATCGAGACCCTCGGCAAGCCGGTCGTCGCCGCCCTCAACGGCGCGGCCCTCGGCGGCGGTTACGAGATCGCCCTCGCCTGCCACCACCGGATCGCCCTCGACGCGCCCGGCTCCAAGATCGGCCTGCCCGAGGTCACCCTCGGCCTGCTGCCCGGCGGTGGCGGCGTCACGCGCACCGTACGCCTTTTGGGCATCTCCGACGCCCTGCTCAAGGTGCTGCTCCAGGGCACTCAGTACACCCCGCAGCGTGCTCTGGACAACGGCCTGATCCACGAACTGGCCGCCACGCCCGAGGAGATGCTGGCCAAGGCCCGCGCCTTCATCGACGCACACCCGGACTCCCAGCAGCCCTGGGACGTCCCCGGCTACAAGATCCCCGGCGGCAACCCGTCCAGCCCGCGCTTCGCCGCCAACCTGCCGGCCTTCCCGGCCAACCTGCGCAAGCAGCTCAACGGCGCCCCCTACCCGGCCCCGCGCAACATCATGGCGGCGGCCGTCGAGGGCGCCCAGGTCGACTTCGAGACCGCCCAGGTCATCGAGTCCCGGTACTTCACGGAACTCGTCACCGGCCAGACGGCGAAGAACATGATGCAGGCGTTCTTCTTCGACCTCCAGGCCGTCAACTCCGGCGCCAACCGGCCCAAGGGCATCGAGTCCCGCCAGGTCCGCAAGGTCGCCGTCCTCGGCGCCGGGATGATGGGCGCGGGCATCGCCTACTCGTGCTCCCGAGCGGGCATCGAGGTCGTCCTCAAGGACGTCACGGACGAGGCGGCCGCCAGGGGCAAGGCGTACTCCGAGAAGCTCTGCGCGAAGGCGGTCGCCCGGGGCCGTACGACCCAGGAGAAGGCCGACGCCCTCCTGGCCCGCATCACCCCCACGGCAGACCCGCAGGCCCTGGCCGGCTGCGACGCCGTCATTGAGGCCGTCTTCGAGGACACCGCCCTCAAGCACAAGGTCTTCCAGGAGATCCAGCACGTAGTCGACCCCGACGCGCTGCTCTGCTCCAACACTTCGACCCTCCCGATCACCGTCCTCGCCGAAGGCGTCGAGCGGCAGAGCGACTTCATCGGCCTGCACTTCTTCTCGCCCGTCGACAAGATGCCGCTCGTCGAGATCATCAAGGGTGAGCGGACCGGCGACGTGGCGCTGGCGCGTGCCTTCGACCTGGTCCGCCAGATCAACAAGACGCCGATCGTTGTCAACGACTCGCGCGGCTTCTTCACGTCCCGGGTCGTCGGCCACTTCATCAGCGAAGGCGTGGCGATGGTCGGCGAGGGCATCGAGCCCGCCTCGATCGAGCAGGCCGCCGCCCAGGCCGGCTACCCGGCGAAGGTCCTCTCCCTCATGGACGAGTTGACGCTCACCCTCCCGCGCAAGATCCGTAACGAGACGAGAAAGGCGATCGAGGACGCCGACGGCGCCTGGACCGGGCACCCCGCGGATGAGGTCGTCGACCGCATGGTCGACGAGTTCGCCCGCCCCGGCCGCAGCGGCGGCGCCGGCTTCTACGACTACGACGATTCCGGCAGGCGCGGCAGGCTCTGGCCGGGCCTGCGCGAGCACTTCACCAAGCCCGGGTACGAGATCCCCTTCCGCGACATGCAGGAGCGGATGCTCTTCTCCGAGGCCCTGGACACCGTCCGGCTCCTGGAGGAGGACGTCCTCACCTCGGTCGCCGACGCCAACATCGGCTCCATCATGGGCATCGGCTTCCCCGCCTGGACCGGCGGCATCCTCCAGTACATCAACGGCTATGAAGGTGGTGTCGCCGGATTCGTAGCCCGCGCCCGCGAACTGGCGGACGGCTACGGAGAGCGCTTCACCCCGCCGGGCCTTCTCGTGGAGAAGGCGGAGCGCGGCGAGGTCTTCACCGACTGA
- a CDS encoding RNA-guided endonuclease InsQ/TnpB family protein, whose translation MTRQVKRAFKYRFYPTGEQAAELSRTFGCVRLVYNKALEDRTRAWYGEQRRISYVQSSAALTQWKKSEELAFLTAVSSVPLQQALRHLQAAFGNFFAKRAQYPRYKSRKKSRASAEYTRSAFTWRGGRLTLAKMAAPLDIRWSRPLPHGAEPTTVTVSRDPAGRWFVSLLCEDTLAPAPATTAAVGIDAGITSLVTLSTGETISNPRHERRDRARLARAQRELSRKAKGSNNRAKARVKAARVHARIADRRRDFLHKLSTRLVRENQTVVIEDLTVRNLLKNGTLARAISDAAWTDLRMMLEYKCAWYGRELVVIDRWFPSSKLCGPCGTVAAKMPLNVREWTCGCGAMHDRDVNAARNILAAGLAASACGDGVRPQRESSRTGRSSVKQETQRATAGTPRL comes from the coding sequence ATGACGCGGCAGGTCAAGCGGGCGTTCAAGTACCGCTTTTACCCCACCGGCGAGCAGGCAGCTGAGCTGTCGCGTACGTTCGGCTGTGTCCGCCTCGTCTACAACAAGGCGCTGGAGGACCGCACGCGGGCCTGGTACGGCGAGCAGCGGCGGATCTCCTACGTGCAGTCGTCGGCCGCGCTGACGCAGTGGAAGAAGAGTGAGGAACTGGCGTTCCTCACGGCGGTGTCCTCGGTCCCGCTGCAGCAGGCGCTGCGTCATCTTCAGGCGGCGTTCGGGAACTTCTTCGCCAAGCGCGCCCAGTACCCCCGGTACAAGTCGCGGAAGAAGTCCCGGGCGTCGGCCGAGTACACCCGCAGCGCCTTCACCTGGCGCGGCGGGAGGCTGACGCTGGCGAAGATGGCCGCCCCGCTGGACATCCGCTGGTCGCGTCCCCTCCCGCACGGGGCGGAGCCGACCACGGTGACCGTGTCCCGCGATCCGGCGGGCCGCTGGTTCGTGTCCCTGCTGTGCGAGGACACCCTCGCCCCCGCGCCCGCCACCACGGCAGCGGTCGGCATCGATGCCGGGATCACGTCCCTGGTGACCCTGTCCACCGGGGAGACAATCTCCAACCCCCGGCACGAGCGCCGCGACCGCGCCCGGCTCGCCCGCGCCCAGCGGGAACTGTCCCGCAAAGCCAAGGGCTCCAACAACCGGGCCAAGGCCCGGGTGAAGGCCGCCCGCGTCCATGCCCGGATCGCCGACCGGCGACGGGACTTCCTGCACAAGCTGTCGACTCGGCTCGTCCGTGAGAACCAAACGGTCGTGATCGAGGACCTCACCGTCCGCAACCTGCTGAAGAACGGCACGCTCGCACGCGCCATCTCGGATGCGGCCTGGACGGATCTGCGCATGATGCTGGAGTACAAGTGCGCCTGGTACGGGCGTGAACTCGTCGTGATCGACCGGTGGTTCCCCAGCAGCAAGCTGTGCGGGCCCTGCGGCACGGTCGCGGCGAAGATGCCGCTGAACGTCCGGGAGTGGACGTGCGGCTGCGGCGCCATGCATGACCGCGACGTGAACGCGGCACGTAACATCCTGGCCGCCGGGCTGGCGGCGTCTGCCTGTGGAGACGGTGTAAGACCTCAACGGGAGTCCTCCCGGACGGGGCGGTCGTCGGTGAAGCAGGAAACCCAGCGGGCGACCGCTGGAACCCCCCGCCTCTAG
- a CDS encoding acetyl-CoA C-acetyltransferase has protein sequence MSTEAYVYDAIRTPRGRGKANGALHGTKPIDLVVGLIREIQSRNPGLDPAAVDDIVLGVVGPVGDQGSDIARIAAIAAGLPDTVAGVQENRFCASGLEAVNMAAMKVRSGWEDLVLAGGVESMSRVPLGSDGGAWFADPMTSIATDFVPQGIGADLIATLEGFSRRDVDEYAALSQERAAAAWKDGRFDRSVVPVRDRSGLTVLDHDEFIRPGTTADSLAKLKPSFADIGELGGFDAVALQKYHWVEKIDHVHHAGNSSGIVDGASLVAIGSREVGERYGLTPRARIVSAAVSGSEPTIMLTGPAPATRKALAKAGLTIDDIDLVEINEAFAAVVLRFVKDMGLSLDKVNVNGGAIALGHPLGATGAMILGTLVDELERQDKRYGLATLCVGGGMGIATIVERI, from the coding sequence GTGAGTACCGAAGCGTATGTGTACGACGCGATCCGCACCCCGCGCGGCCGCGGCAAGGCGAACGGCGCCCTGCACGGCACCAAGCCGATCGACCTGGTCGTCGGCCTCATCCGGGAGATACAGTCCCGCAACCCCGGCCTGGACCCGGCCGCCGTCGATGACATCGTCCTCGGTGTCGTCGGCCCGGTCGGCGACCAGGGCTCCGACATCGCCCGCATCGCCGCCATCGCCGCGGGCCTGCCGGACACGGTCGCCGGCGTCCAGGAGAACCGCTTCTGCGCCTCCGGCCTCGAAGCGGTCAACATGGCCGCGATGAAGGTCCGTTCCGGCTGGGAGGACCTGGTCCTGGCCGGCGGTGTGGAGTCCATGTCCCGGGTGCCCCTGGGTTCGGACGGCGGCGCCTGGTTCGCCGACCCGATGACCAGCATCGCCACCGACTTCGTGCCGCAGGGCATCGGCGCCGACCTCATCGCCACCCTTGAGGGCTTCTCGCGCCGCGACGTCGACGAGTACGCCGCCCTGTCCCAGGAGCGCGCCGCCGCGGCGTGGAAGGACGGCCGCTTCGACCGTTCCGTCGTCCCGGTCCGCGACCGCAGTGGGCTCACCGTCCTCGACCACGACGAGTTCATCCGCCCCGGCACCACCGCCGACTCCCTCGCCAAGCTGAAGCCGTCCTTCGCCGACATCGGCGAGCTCGGCGGCTTCGACGCGGTGGCACTGCAGAAGTACCACTGGGTCGAGAAGATCGACCACGTCCATCACGCGGGCAACTCCTCCGGCATCGTCGACGGCGCGTCGCTGGTGGCGATCGGTTCGCGCGAGGTGGGCGAGCGCTACGGCCTCACCCCGCGCGCGCGGATCGTCTCCGCGGCGGTCTCCGGCTCCGAGCCGACCATCATGCTCACCGGCCCCGCGCCCGCGACCCGCAAGGCGCTCGCCAAGGCCGGCCTGACCATCGACGACATCGACCTGGTCGAGATCAACGAGGCGTTCGCGGCGGTCGTCCTGCGCTTCGTGAAGGACATGGGCCTGTCCCTGGACAAGGTCAACGTCAACGGCGGCGCCATCGCCCTGGGCCACCCGCTCGGCGCCACCGGCGCCATGATCCTGGGCACCCTCGTCGACGAACTGGAGCGCCAGGACAAGCGCTACGGCCTCGCCACCCTCTGCGTCGGCGGCGGCATGGGCATCGCCACCATCGTCGAGCGCATCTGA
- a CDS encoding acyl-CoA dehydrogenase family protein — MKRQIYTEDHEAFRRVVRTFLDKEVHPHYEQWEKDGIVSRDVWLAAGRQGLLGLAVDEEYGGGGNPDYRYAAVLAEEFGRAYTPGFAIGLHNDMIGPYLTSLATDEQKRRWLPGFCSGEHVTAIAMTEPGAGSDLQGIRTTAEDRGDHWVLNGSKTFISNGINADLVVVVARTTPEGGAHGLSLLIVERGMEGFERGRNLDKIGQKSQDTAELFFHDVRVPKENLLGELNGAFLHLMTNLAQERITIAVAAIAGAERLLELTSAYVKEREAFGRPLAKLQHVRFEIAEMATECAVTRAFLDRCVEEHANGTLDAVHASMAKWWATELQKRVADRCLQLHGGYGYMTEYPIAKAFTDGRIQTIYGGTTEIMKEIIGRSLLT; from the coding sequence ATGAAGCGTCAGATCTACACCGAGGACCACGAGGCCTTCCGGCGAGTCGTCCGCACCTTCCTGGACAAGGAGGTGCACCCCCACTACGAGCAGTGGGAGAAGGACGGCATCGTCTCCCGCGACGTCTGGCTCGCCGCCGGCCGACAGGGTCTTCTCGGCCTGGCCGTCGATGAGGAGTACGGCGGCGGTGGCAACCCCGACTACCGCTATGCCGCCGTCCTCGCCGAGGAATTCGGCCGTGCCTACACGCCCGGCTTCGCCATCGGCCTGCACAACGACATGATCGGCCCCTACCTCACCTCGCTGGCGACCGACGAGCAGAAGCGGCGCTGGCTGCCGGGGTTCTGCTCCGGCGAGCACGTCACCGCGATCGCGATGACCGAGCCCGGCGCGGGCTCCGATCTCCAGGGCATCCGCACCACCGCCGAGGACCGCGGTGACCACTGGGTCCTCAACGGCTCCAAGACCTTCATCTCCAACGGCATCAACGCCGACCTGGTGGTCGTCGTGGCCCGCACCACCCCGGAGGGCGGCGCCCACGGACTCTCCCTCCTCATCGTCGAGCGGGGGATGGAGGGCTTCGAGCGCGGCCGCAACCTCGACAAGATCGGCCAGAAGTCCCAGGACACCGCCGAGTTGTTCTTCCACGACGTGCGCGTCCCCAAGGAAAACCTCCTCGGCGAGCTCAACGGCGCCTTCCTCCACCTGATGACCAACCTCGCCCAGGAACGCATCACGATCGCGGTCGCCGCCATCGCCGGAGCGGAGCGCCTGCTGGAGCTGACCTCCGCATACGTCAAGGAACGTGAGGCGTTCGGCCGCCCGCTCGCCAAGTTGCAGCACGTGCGCTTCGAGATCGCCGAGATGGCCACCGAGTGCGCCGTCACCCGAGCCTTCCTGGACCGCTGCGTCGAGGAACACGCCAACGGCACGCTGGACGCCGTACACGCGTCGATGGCGAAGTGGTGGGCGACCGAGCTGCAGAAGCGGGTCGCGGACAGGTGCCTGCAACTCCACGGCGGATACGGCTACATGACCGAGTACCCCATCGCCAAGGCCTTCACCGACGGCCGCATCCAGACCATCTACGGCGGGACGACCGAGATCATGAAGGAGATCATCGGCCGCTCGCTGCTCACCTGA
- a CDS encoding CaiB/BaiF CoA transferase family protein, whose amino-acid sequence MELAGIGPGPFASMLLADLGADVVRVDRPGGTGIGVAPAYDLTNRNKRSVLVDLKAEGGPDTVLDLVERADILIEGYRPGVTERLGVGPEDCRARNPRLVYGRMTGWGQDGPLAPTAGHDIAYIAITGALGMIGPDPDGPPTIPANLVGDYAGGSLYLVVGVLAALQHARTHGEGQVVDAAMVEGTAHLTTMIHGLLMAGGWQDRRGANLLDGGCPFYGVYETSDGGHMAVGALEQQFYSQFARLLGIEDAGIARFDPAYWPRLRAAVAARFRSRTRAQWTEVFEGTDACVAPVLSLHEAPDHPHLAARATFTEHGGLPQPAPAPRFSLTPTRVHAGPARPGGDMAAVAHDWAVPALIPTVQEHSA is encoded by the coding sequence GTGGAACTCGCCGGTATCGGGCCCGGCCCCTTCGCCTCGATGCTGCTCGCCGACCTCGGCGCCGACGTCGTGCGCGTGGACCGCCCGGGCGGCACTGGAATCGGTGTCGCCCCCGCGTACGACCTCACGAACCGCAACAAGCGTTCCGTCCTCGTCGATCTCAAGGCCGAGGGCGGTCCGGACACGGTGCTGGACCTGGTCGAGCGGGCCGACATCCTGATCGAGGGCTACCGCCCCGGCGTCACCGAACGCCTCGGCGTCGGCCCCGAGGACTGCCGGGCCCGCAACCCCCGGCTCGTCTACGGCCGGATGACCGGCTGGGGCCAGGACGGCCCGCTCGCTCCCACCGCCGGCCATGACATCGCCTACATCGCGATCACTGGCGCCCTCGGCATGATCGGCCCCGACCCGGACGGCCCGCCCACGATTCCCGCCAACCTGGTCGGCGACTACGCCGGCGGCTCGCTCTACCTCGTCGTCGGCGTCCTCGCCGCCCTGCAGCACGCACGGACCCACGGCGAGGGCCAGGTCGTCGACGCCGCCATGGTCGAAGGCACCGCGCACCTCACCACGATGATCCACGGCCTGCTGATGGCCGGTGGCTGGCAGGACCGGCGAGGGGCCAACCTGCTGGACGGAGGCTGCCCCTTCTACGGCGTGTACGAGACCTCCGACGGCGGCCACATGGCTGTCGGCGCCTTGGAGCAGCAGTTCTACAGCCAGTTCGCCCGCTTGCTGGGCATCGAGGATGCCGGTATCGCTCGCTTCGATCCTGCTTATTGGCCCAGGCTGCGCGCGGCCGTCGCCGCACGATTCCGGAGCCGCACCCGCGCGCAGTGGACCGAGGTCTTCGAGGGCACCGACGCCTGTGTCGCTCCGGTCCTGTCCCTGCACGAGGCCCCGGACCACCCGCACCTCGCCGCCCGCGCCACCTTCACCGAGCACGGGGGACTGCCGCAGCCCGCGCCCGCACCCCGTTTCTCTCTCACCCCCACGCGTGTACACGCCGGTCCCGCCCGGCCGGGCGGCGACATGGCCGCAGTGGCCCATGACTGGGCCGTGCCCGCTTTGATTCCAACCGTTCAGGAGCATTCCGCATGA
- a CDS encoding SDR family oxidoreductase: MDIRFDFSGKTAVVFGGTSGINLAIAEAFAARGAAVAVASRKQTNVDAAVKQLGAYGNPVRGFVADVRDMGSVEEVFGAVRSEFGPVDVLVSGAAGNFLAEAQGLSSNGFKVVVDIDLNGTFHVMRAGLEHLAPGASVINITAPQAVIPVRYQAHVCAAKAGVDQLTRVLALEWGDKGIRVNAIAPGPIAGTEGLARLSPGDDPDGDRSVKTVPLGRFGTKEEIADLAMFLSSSAAAYISGAVIPCDGGGSFESIRGIEEAGRFLASVRGE; encoded by the coding sequence ATGGACATCCGGTTCGATTTCAGTGGCAAGACCGCGGTGGTGTTCGGCGGCACGTCCGGCATCAACCTGGCCATCGCCGAGGCGTTCGCCGCGCGGGGAGCCGCGGTGGCGGTGGCCAGCCGGAAGCAGACCAACGTCGATGCGGCCGTCAAGCAGCTCGGCGCGTACGGGAACCCGGTGCGCGGGTTCGTGGCCGATGTGCGGGACATGGGGTCGGTCGAGGAGGTCTTCGGAGCGGTGCGCTCGGAGTTCGGGCCCGTCGACGTCCTGGTCTCCGGAGCGGCCGGCAACTTCCTGGCCGAGGCGCAGGGCCTGTCGTCGAACGGCTTCAAGGTCGTGGTCGACATCGACCTCAACGGGACGTTCCACGTGATGCGTGCCGGGCTCGAGCACCTCGCGCCGGGCGCCTCGGTCATCAACATCACCGCGCCGCAGGCGGTGATCCCCGTGCGGTACCAGGCCCATGTGTGCGCGGCGAAGGCGGGCGTGGACCAGCTGACCCGGGTGCTCGCACTGGAGTGGGGCGACAAGGGCATCCGCGTGAACGCGATCGCGCCCGGCCCGATCGCCGGTACGGAGGGCCTGGCGCGACTGTCTCCGGGAGACGACCCGGACGGCGACAGGTCGGTCAAGACCGTTCCGCTGGGCCGGTTCGGCACGAAGGAGGAGATCGCCGATCTGGCGATGTTCCTGTCGTCCTCGGCGGCCGCCTACATCTCCGGTGCGGTGATCCCGTGCGACGGCGGCGGATCGTTCGAGAGCATCCGCGGGATCGAGGAAGCCGGCCGCTTTCTCGCGTCAGTCCGCGGTGAGTGA
- a CDS encoding NAD(P)H-dependent flavin oxidoreductase produces the protein MPLPPALSRPLTLPVVGSPLFIASGPELVTAQCQAGVIGSFPALNARPASLLSDWLDRITEENAAYAAAHPHAVVAPFAVNQIVHRSNDRLEPDMDVIVKHRVPIVITSLGARPEINDAVHSYGGIVLHDVTSNEFARKAIEKGADGIIAVAAGAGGHAGTQSPFALVQEIREWFDGPLLMSGAIAHGRSILAALAAGADLAYIGSAFLATAEANNPPAYKQMIVDSTAKDIVYSNLFTGVHGNYLRGSITAAGLDPDDLPESDPSAMDFGSGGNTEARAWKDIWGSGQGIGAVKQRLTVADLITTFRTQYEAAARALDARTSLHAAAPATT, from the coding sequence ATGCCGTTGCCCCCTGCCCTCTCGCGGCCCCTCACGCTGCCCGTCGTGGGCTCGCCCCTGTTCATCGCCTCAGGCCCGGAACTGGTCACCGCCCAGTGCCAGGCCGGGGTGATCGGCTCGTTCCCGGCCCTGAACGCCCGGCCGGCGTCCCTGCTGTCCGACTGGCTGGACCGCATCACCGAGGAGAACGCCGCGTATGCGGCAGCACACCCGCACGCGGTCGTCGCCCCGTTCGCGGTCAATCAGATCGTGCACCGCTCCAACGACCGTCTTGAGCCGGACATGGACGTGATCGTGAAGCACCGGGTGCCGATCGTCATCACCTCCCTGGGCGCCCGCCCCGAGATCAACGACGCCGTGCACTCCTACGGAGGGATCGTGCTGCACGACGTGACCAGCAACGAGTTCGCCCGCAAGGCCATCGAGAAGGGCGCCGACGGCATCATCGCCGTGGCCGCCGGTGCCGGAGGCCACGCGGGCACGCAGTCCCCGTTCGCCCTGGTCCAGGAGATCCGGGAATGGTTCGACGGCCCGCTGCTGATGTCCGGCGCCATCGCCCACGGACGGTCGATCCTGGCGGCCCTGGCAGCGGGAGCCGACCTCGCCTATATCGGGTCGGCGTTCCTGGCCACCGCCGAGGCGAACAACCCGCCCGCCTACAAGCAGATGATCGTCGACAGCACGGCCAAGGACATCGTCTACAGCAACCTGTTCACCGGCGTCCACGGCAACTACCTGCGCGGCAGCATCACCGCCGCCGGACTCGACCCCGACGACCTCCCCGAGTCCGACCCGTCCGCCATGGACTTCGGCTCCGGCGGCAACACCGAGGCCAGGGCATGGAAGGACATCTGGGGATCCGGCCAGGGCATCGGGGCCGTCAAGCAGCGCCTCACGGTCGCCGACCTCATCACGACGTTCAGGACGCAGTACGAGGCCGCGGCGCGTGCTCTCGACGCCAGGACGTCCCTCCATGCGGCCGCGCCCGCGACCACCTGA